From a single Buchnera aphidicola (Cinara cf. splendens/pseudotsugae 3390) genomic region:
- the cspE gene encoding transcription antiterminator/RNA stability regulator CspE, whose translation MSKIKGNVKWFNESKGFGFITPEDGSKDVFVHFSAIQSNGFKTLAEGQSVEFEITEGAKGPSAANVVSL comes from the coding sequence ATGTCCAAGATTAAAGGTAATGTAAAATGGTTTAATGAATCTAAAGGTTTTGGTTTCATTACACCTGAAGATGGTAGCAAAGATGTTTTTGTTCATTTCTCTGCTATTCAAAGCAACGGATTTAAAACTTTGGCAGAAGGTCAAAGTGTTGAATTTGAAATTACCGAAGGCGCAAAAGGTCCGTCAGCTGCTAATGTAGTTAGTTTATAA
- the rplQ gene encoding 50S ribosomal protein L17 — protein sequence MRHKKKGRLLNRTRSHIKAMFKNMTCSLIQYEYIKTTLPKAKELRRFIEPLITRSKYDTIANRRVVFSRIRDIFTVKKLFNELGPYFYSRPGGYLRILKCGFRKGDNATMAYVELVGRNI from the coding sequence ATGAGACATAAAAAAAAAGGGAGACTATTAAATAGAACACGTAGTCATATTAAAGCTATGTTTAAAAATATGACATGTTCTTTAATTCAATATGAATATATTAAAACAACTTTACCAAAAGCCAAGGAGTTACGACGTTTTATTGAACCTCTTATTACACGGTCTAAATATGATACGATTGCTAATCGCCGAGTAGTTTTTTCTCGTATTCGTGATATTTTTACTGTTAAAAAATTATTTAATGAATTAGGTCCATATTTTTACTCTCGTCCAGGTGGATATCTACGTATATTAAAATGTGGTTTTAGGAAAGGTGACAATGCTACTATGGCCTATGTAGAACTAGTAGGTCGAAATATATAA
- the aroE gene encoding shikimate dehydrogenase, which translates to MCLKNFKKKKIIALFGNPVNHSLSPMIHSNFSKEIKINYNYNSFLCTKSNFFSTVIDFFNNNGLGCNITVPFKRMSFDIPNRYTEIVKISGSINVLKKISDNNILGDNTDGIGLIYDLKRLRYIKKNYLVLLLGSGGAAYSIVYHLLKEQCSVYVLNRTVRYASTLVKKFKHLGDIFVFSDDMDNYNFDLIINATSCSLYNISPSFPKNLVCSKTKCYDISYSITNTLTPFLYLCKLLGSRYISDGLGMLVAQAAYSCYSWFNVLPDIEKNINIIKKLNNLL; encoded by the coding sequence ATGTGTTTAAAAAATTTTAAAAAAAAAAAAATTATTGCTTTATTCGGTAATCCTGTTAATCACTCTTTATCTCCAATGATACACAGTAATTTTTCTAAAGAAATAAAGATTAATTATAATTATAACTCCTTTTTATGCACAAAATCAAATTTTTTTTCTACGGTTATAGATTTTTTTAATAACAATGGTTTAGGATGTAATATTACTGTTCCATTCAAGAGAATGTCTTTTGATATTCCCAACCGATATACTGAAATAGTAAAAATTTCTGGTTCTATTAATGTTCTAAAAAAAATATCAGATAATAATATTTTAGGTGATAATACCGATGGTATTGGTTTAATATATGATTTAAAGCGTTTACGTTATATAAAAAAAAATTATTTAGTATTATTATTAGGATCTGGAGGTGCTGCTTATTCTATTGTATATCATTTATTAAAAGAACAGTGTTCTGTGTATGTATTAAATAGAACTGTTCGTTATGCTTCTACATTAGTAAAAAAATTTAAACATCTAGGTGACATTTTTGTTTTTTCTGATGATATGGATAATTACAATTTTGATTTAATAATTAATGCGACTTCATGTAGTTTATATAATATTTCTCCTTCTTTTCCTAAAAATTTAGTATGTTCTAAAACAAAATGTTATGATATTTCATACTCTATCACTAATACGCTAACTCCGTTTTTATATTTATGTAAATTATTAGGCAGTCGTTATATTTCTGATGGTCTAGGCATGTTAGTTGCTCAAGCAGCATATTCATGTTATTCTTGGTTTAATGTATTACCTGATATTGAAAAAAACATTAATATTATAAAAAAGTTAAATAATTTATTATGA
- the def gene encoding peptide deformylase, giving the protein MSIHNILQFPDHRLRIKSKPIKKINQKTINIINDMFDTMYANNGLGLAAPQINIPKQIITISSIPPHKSELILINPIILKKNKKYIYTQEGCLSIPKKTAKINRSSYIKIQAFNHVGKLFILEARSLLSICIQHEIDHLTGTLFIDYIR; this is encoded by the coding sequence ATGTCAATACATAATATTCTACAATTTCCTGATCATCGCTTACGAATAAAATCTAAACCTATAAAAAAAATAAATCAAAAAACAATCAATATCATAAATGATATGTTTGATACTATGTATGCTAACAACGGTCTTGGACTAGCAGCACCACAAATTAACATACCTAAACAAATTATCACTATTAGCTCTATTCCACCACATAAATCAGAATTAATTTTAATTAATCCTATAATTTTAAAAAAAAATAAAAAATATATATATACTCAAGAAGGTTGCTTATCAATTCCTAAAAAAACAGCTAAAATTAATAGATCTAGTTATATAAAAATACAAGCATTTAATCATGTTGGAAAATTATTTATACTAGAAGCTAGATCTTTACTATCTATTTGTATTCAACATGAAATAGACCATCTAACCGGAACATTATTTATAGATTATATACGTTAA
- the fmt gene encoding methionyl-tRNA formyltransferase: MLKKISRIIFAGSNNFSLAHLRSLFYSKYVIKAVLIKPDNLFCKKKDQRFSPIKKFAIRHNIPVLQTNNLHEKKFFIKISKIHADILIVSSYGLIIPSNILQLFYFGGINIHASLLPRWQGAAPIQWAILSGDSYTGVSVIKMNSSIDSGKIIYQLTCPIDQYDSTKTLSTKLIPISLQCMYQALNMLIYPQKRIEYLKKNIIQTNAPKIKKKDAKISWSLPVVHIDRLIRAFNPWPCCYFLINNNHVKIKKFSITSFKKKRFKNGEIINISKKGIKINTKCGVLRIEKIKIPGKKTLHIKDILNSSKKLFIQHEILP; encoded by the coding sequence ATGTTAAAAAAAATATCAAGAATTATCTTTGCAGGTAGTAATAATTTTTCATTAGCACACTTACGCTCATTATTTTACTCTAAATACGTTATTAAAGCTGTACTAATTAAACCAGATAATCTTTTTTGCAAAAAAAAAGATCAACGGTTTTCTCCGATAAAAAAATTTGCTATACGGCATAATATTCCAGTATTACAAACAAATAACCTCCATGAAAAAAAATTTTTTATTAAAATATCAAAAATCCATGCCGATATTTTAATCGTATCATCATATGGATTAATAATACCATCTAATATTTTACAATTATTTTATTTTGGAGGTATAAATATACATGCTTCCTTATTGCCTAGATGGCAAGGAGCTGCTCCGATTCAGTGGGCAATACTATCAGGAGATAGTTACACAGGAGTCAGTGTAATAAAAATGAATTCTTCAATAGACTCTGGAAAAATAATTTATCAATTAACTTGTCCCATTGATCAATATGATAGCACAAAAACATTATCTACAAAATTAATACCAATCTCATTACAATGCATGTATCAAGCATTAAACATGCTAATATACCCACAAAAAAGAATCGAATATCTTAAAAAAAATATAATTCAAACTAATGCACCAAAAATAAAAAAAAAGGATGCAAAAATATCTTGGTCATTACCAGTAGTACACATAGATCGATTAATTAGAGCATTTAACCCGTGGCCTTGTTGTTATTTTTTAATTAATAATAATCATGTAAAAATTAAAAAATTTTCTATTACATCTTTTAAAAAGAAAAGATTCAAAAACGGAGAAATTATTAATATTAGCAAAAAAGGAATAAAAATTAACACAAAGTGCGGAGTTTTACGGATAGAGAAAATAAAAATACCAGGAAAAAAAACATTACATATAAAAGATATTTTGAATTCAAGCAAAAAATTATTTATTCAACATGAAATATTACCATAA